The following coding sequences are from one Pusillimonas sp. DMV24BSW_D window:
- a CDS encoding NADP-dependent malic enzyme → MEENLRKAALEYHEKGRPGKIAVTATKQLSNQRDLMLAYSPGVAAACEEIVSDPQNARRFTARGNLVGVITNGSAVLGLGNIGALASKPVMEGKAVLFKKFAGIDVFDIEINESDPEKLVETIARLEPTFGGINLEDIKAPECFIVERKLRERMSIPVFHDDQHGTAICVASAFISALKVVEKDIDKVKVVVSGAGAAALACLELMVDLGLPAKNIWVSDIEGVVYQGRTELMDPEKARYAQETEARTLGDIIEGADVFLGLSAGGVLKPEMVARMASNPIILALANPSPEILPEDAHAVRDDVVMATGRSDYPNQVNNVLCFPYMFRGALDVGATTITRGMEKAAVEAISQLAQEEQNDVVAAAYGSYGVSFGREYLIPKPFDPRLILRIAPAVAKAAMDDGVATRPIEDFDAYAEQLQQFIYRSGSFMKPLFSAAKAMVRDGGKARIVFTEGEDERVLRAVQIVVDEHLAKPILVGRPAVLEARIKRFNLRLKLGVDVEVTNPDYDERFHQYWTTYWEKMCRRGVSKEMARVEMRRRLTLIGAMMVHLGDADGMICGTVGAYADHLRFVDEVIGKAPGAKTYAAMNILLLSERTVALADTHVNDDPSAEQVAEITMAAAAQMRRLNIEPKIALLSRSNFGTGSSASGEKMRQALEMVHAQAPDLEVDGEMHGDCALDESLRERILPSTTLKGAANLLICPNVDSGNIAYNLLKTAAGGNVAIGPFLLGANAPVHILTSSSTVRRIVNMTAMAVVDANTLSPSP, encoded by the coding sequence ATGGAAGAGAATCTTCGTAAAGCCGCGCTTGAGTATCACGAGAAAGGGCGCCCTGGGAAAATTGCAGTCACCGCCACCAAACAATTGTCGAACCAGCGCGATTTGATGCTGGCCTATTCTCCGGGTGTGGCAGCCGCTTGCGAAGAAATTGTGTCAGATCCCCAAAACGCCCGGCGCTTCACGGCGCGAGGCAATCTGGTTGGCGTCATCACCAACGGTTCGGCTGTTCTGGGGCTAGGCAACATTGGTGCCCTGGCATCGAAACCGGTCATGGAAGGCAAGGCGGTACTCTTCAAAAAGTTTGCAGGTATCGATGTCTTCGATATTGAAATTAACGAATCGGATCCCGAGAAACTGGTCGAAACCATTGCACGTCTGGAGCCCACGTTCGGTGGCATTAACCTGGAAGACATTAAAGCACCGGAATGTTTCATTGTTGAGCGCAAATTGCGCGAGCGCATGTCAATCCCGGTTTTTCATGACGATCAGCACGGGACGGCAATCTGTGTGGCTTCGGCCTTTATCAGTGCTTTGAAAGTCGTCGAAAAAGATATCGACAAGGTCAAGGTGGTGGTGTCCGGGGCGGGCGCGGCAGCGCTGGCTTGTCTTGAGCTGATGGTTGATTTAGGCTTGCCCGCAAAGAATATATGGGTTTCTGACATTGAAGGGGTGGTGTACCAGGGCCGTACGGAGCTGATGGACCCGGAAAAAGCCCGTTACGCGCAGGAAACCGAGGCACGTACGTTGGGCGATATTATCGAGGGAGCCGACGTATTCCTGGGGTTGTCCGCCGGTGGCGTGTTGAAACCCGAGATGGTGGCCCGCATGGCCTCGAATCCCATTATTTTGGCCTTGGCGAATCCCAGCCCTGAAATACTGCCGGAAGACGCCCATGCCGTGCGCGACGATGTTGTGATGGCAACCGGCCGTTCCGACTATCCAAATCAGGTTAATAACGTGTTGTGCTTCCCCTATATGTTCCGCGGGGCGCTCGACGTTGGTGCAACCACGATTACACGTGGCATGGAAAAAGCGGCCGTTGAAGCCATTTCACAGTTGGCGCAGGAAGAGCAGAATGACGTTGTGGCGGCTGCATACGGCAGTTACGGCGTATCTTTCGGGCGCGAGTATCTTATTCCCAAGCCGTTCGATCCGCGTCTTATTTTGCGCATTGCGCCGGCCGTGGCAAAGGCCGCCATGGACGACGGCGTGGCAACGCGCCCCATTGAAGATTTTGACGCATACGCAGAGCAATTGCAGCAGTTCATTTATCGCTCGGGTTCGTTCATGAAGCCCTTGTTTTCCGCCGCCAAAGCAATGGTGCGTGATGGCGGCAAAGCGCGTATTGTGTTCACGGAAGGGGAAGATGAACGCGTATTGCGGGCGGTTCAAATCGTGGTGGATGAACATTTGGCAAAGCCTATTCTCGTCGGACGTCCGGCCGTTCTGGAGGCGCGCATTAAGCGCTTTAACCTGCGCCTTAAGTTGGGTGTGGATGTTGAGGTCACCAATCCGGATTACGACGAGCGTTTTCATCAGTACTGGACAACCTATTGGGAAAAAATGTGTCGCCGGGGCGTCAGCAAAGAGATGGCGCGGGTCGAGATGCGTCGTCGCCTGACGCTAATTGGGGCGATGATGGTGCATCTGGGCGATGCCGACGGCATGATTTGCGGTACGGTTGGGGCCTATGCCGATCACCTGCGCTTTGTTGACGAAGTTATTGGCAAGGCGCCTGGGGCAAAAACGTACGCCGCCATGAATATTCTGTTGCTCTCCGAGCGGACGGTGGCTCTGGCTGATACCCATGTGAATGACGACCCCTCGGCGGAGCAAGTTGCTGAAATTACCATGGCGGCGGCGGCACAAATGCGCCGCTTGAATATTGAACCGAAAATAGCGTTGTTGTCGCGTTCAAACTTCGGCACGGGTAGCTCGGCGTCCGGCGAGAAGATGCGTCAGGCGCTCGAGATGGTACATGCCCAGGCACCCGATCTTGAGGTTGATGGCGAAATGCACGGCGACTGCGCGTTGGACGAATCGCTGCGCGAGCGCATTTTGCCCTCAACGACATTGAAAGGTGCGGCCAATTTGTTGATTTGTCCCAACGTTGACTCGGGTAATATCGCGTATAACTTGCTTAAAACAGCGGCTGGTGGCAATGTTGCGATTGGCCCGTTTTTGTTGGGCGCAAATGCGCCGGTGCATATCCTTACGTCCAGCTCAACGGTGCGCCGCATTGTCAACATGACCGCAATGGCGGTGGTCGACGCAAACACGCTAAGCCCATCCCCGTAA
- a CDS encoding phosphoribosylaminoimidazolesuccinocarboxamide synthase translates to MSALHQSSIQSLPLLARGKVRDMYAVNDDLLLIVASDRISAFDVILDDPIPGKGQVLTALTEFWLQKLGHIVPNHATGIDPESVVAANERDQVQGRAMVVKRLKPVMVEAVARGYLIGSGWKDYQATGAVCGIALPAGLKLAGRLPEAIFTPAAKAEVGEHDENVEFNHLVAEVGQAMAEKIRAVTLQLYREAAEFALGKGIIIADTKFEFGLDAQGQLHLMDEVLTPDSSRFWPANEYSEGISPPSFDKQFVRDWLEQQPWNKTAPAPHLPDDVIQKTAAKYHEALTRLTT, encoded by the coding sequence ATGTCCGCCCTGCATCAGTCCAGCATCCAGTCCTTGCCCCTGCTTGCACGGGGTAAGGTGCGCGATATGTACGCGGTTAACGACGATCTTTTACTTATTGTCGCGTCCGACCGTATCTCTGCATTCGATGTCATTCTCGACGACCCTATTCCCGGGAAAGGGCAGGTGCTTACTGCCTTAACTGAGTTTTGGTTGCAAAAATTGGGGCATATTGTCCCGAATCACGCTACCGGTATCGACCCGGAGTCGGTGGTGGCAGCTAACGAACGCGATCAGGTGCAAGGTCGTGCCATGGTGGTAAAACGCCTGAAGCCTGTCATGGTTGAAGCCGTCGCGCGGGGGTATTTAATTGGATCGGGCTGGAAAGACTATCAGGCAACGGGCGCTGTGTGTGGTATTGCGTTGCCTGCTGGTTTGAAACTGGCCGGCCGTTTGCCTGAAGCCATTTTTACGCCGGCCGCCAAGGCCGAAGTGGGTGAGCACGACGAAAACGTTGAGTTCAACCATTTGGTAGCGGAAGTGGGTCAAGCCATGGCGGAAAAAATCCGTGCCGTTACTTTGCAGTTGTATCGCGAAGCCGCTGAATTTGCGCTTGGCAAAGGCATTATTATTGCCGACACCAAGTTCGAGTTCGGCCTCGACGCGCAAGGGCAGTTGCATTTAATGGACGAAGTTCTTACGCCCGATTCCTCACGGTTTTGGCCGGCGAATGAATACAGTGAAGGTATCAGCCCACCTTCTTTCGACAAGCAGTTTGTGCGCGATTGGCTGGAACAGCAACCCTGGAACAAAACAGCGCCGGCACCGCATTTACCCGACGACGTGATACAGAAAACCGCAGCCAAGTATCACGAGGCGTTAACCCGTTTAACTACTTAA
- a CDS encoding barstar family protein, which yields MTQSALQKKLKKGGQIDALSVSQEEVAKQADALGITYFPVECDRARSRSAVLRAVVKAVDFPEFFGGNLDAFYDCLCDTVIDQKAGLCLWFHNLHSGDPALEEDSKAIISVCEDVVEYAANNGRSFSFAVQHAGKHPDPEPGVAPVPYSGS from the coding sequence ATGACCCAGTCCGCATTGCAAAAGAAGCTGAAAAAAGGGGGCCAGATTGACGCCCTTTCAGTCAGCCAGGAAGAAGTGGCAAAACAGGCCGACGCGCTGGGTATCACTTATTTCCCCGTTGAGTGTGATCGTGCCCGTAGTCGCTCGGCTGTGCTAAGGGCTGTTGTGAAAGCGGTTGATTTTCCCGAGTTTTTCGGGGGTAATCTGGATGCTTTTTACGATTGCCTGTGCGATACGGTTATCGATCAGAAAGCAGGGCTATGCCTTTGGTTTCACAATTTGCACTCGGGCGATCCGGCGCTTGAGGAAGACTCAAAAGCCATTATCTCGGTTTGTGAAGATGTGGTGGAGTACGCCGCGAATAATGGGCGCAGCTTTTCTTTCGCGGTTCAACACGCCGGAAAACATCCCGACCCCGAGCCGGGTGTTGCGCCGGTTCCGTACTCCGGCAGTTAA
- a CDS encoding phosphoglycerate kinase: MPTVKTLTALARSNALKDKRVFIRSDLNVPFNDTGEISEDTRVRASVPAIRLALEAGAAVMVTSHLGRPTEGALTEADSLAPVAKRLGELLGMNVSLVSDWVDGVNVQPGQVVLLENARGNVGEKKNDEALARKMAALCDVYVNDAFGTAHRAEATTHGIAQFAPVACAGPLLEAELDALGKALKAPRRPMVAIVAGSKVSTKLSILRALADKVDQLIVGGGIANTFMLAKGLPIGKSLAEPDQVEEARAVMDIMQKRGADVPIPVDVVCAKTFGADAPAEVKDAEDVANDDLILDIGPKTAAQLADILKQAGTIVWNGPVGVFEFDAFAKGTQTIAQAIAESNGFSIAGGGDTLAAIAKFNITDKVGYISTGGGAFLEFLEGKTLPAVDVLERRAQD; this comes from the coding sequence ATGCCTACCGTTAAAACCCTAACCGCTCTTGCCCGTTCGAATGCGCTGAAAGACAAACGCGTGTTCATTCGTTCCGATCTGAATGTCCCCTTCAATGATACGGGGGAAATTTCCGAAGATACGCGTGTTCGCGCTTCGGTACCGGCCATTCGCCTGGCACTCGAGGCCGGCGCGGCAGTAATGGTAACTTCGCATTTGGGGCGCCCAACAGAGGGGGCGTTGACTGAAGCCGACTCGCTGGCACCGGTGGCTAAACGCCTGGGTGAGTTATTAGGGATGAATGTTTCGCTGGTGAGCGACTGGGTGGACGGCGTGAATGTTCAGCCAGGCCAAGTGGTATTGCTTGAAAACGCTCGTGGCAACGTGGGCGAGAAAAAGAACGATGAAGCGCTGGCACGCAAAATGGCAGCTTTGTGCGACGTCTATGTAAATGATGCTTTCGGCACGGCGCATCGCGCCGAGGCTACCACGCACGGCATTGCGCAGTTTGCGCCTGTTGCATGCGCGGGCCCCTTGCTCGAGGCTGAATTGGACGCTTTGGGTAAAGCGTTGAAGGCGCCGCGCCGGCCAATGGTGGCCATTGTGGCGGGTTCAAAAGTGTCGACCAAGCTTTCAATTTTGCGTGCGTTGGCCGACAAGGTCGATCAATTGATTGTGGGCGGCGGCATTGCCAATACGTTCATGCTGGCCAAAGGCTTACCCATTGGAAAATCTTTAGCTGAACCCGATCAGGTTGAAGAAGCGCGCGCGGTAATGGACATTATGCAAAAGCGTGGTGCAGACGTACCCATTCCGGTTGATGTGGTGTGCGCCAAAACCTTTGGTGCCGATGCGCCGGCCGAGGTTAAAGACGCCGAAGATGTGGCGAATGACGACCTGATTCTGGATATCGGCCCCAAAACTGCCGCCCAGTTGGCTGATATATTGAAGCAGGCGGGTACCATTGTCTGGAATGGCCCTGTGGGTGTTTTCGAGTTCGATGCGTTTGCCAAAGGCACGCAGACTATTGCGCAAGCCATTGCCGAATCGAATGGGTTTTCCATTGCCGGTGGCGGCGATACGCTGGCTGCCATTGCCAAATTCAATATCACTGATAAGGTCGGATATATCTCAACCGGCGGCGGCGCGTTCCTGGAGTTCCTGGAAGGTAAGACTTTGCCTGCCGTTGATGTGCTGGAACGCAGGGCGCAAGACTAA
- a CDS encoding 16S rRNA (uracil(1498)-N(3))-methyltransferase, which translates to MTAPRFFYPFSPQCGDTIELPDTLAHHAVRVLRLKHDTPIVLFDGRQGQYHATLILEGKKALAHIHHYETRNIELPGHLTLGQALVSSDKMDWIIEKAVETGVRTFTPIMARRSVVNLGAERIGKKMRHWEKIIESACAQCGRNQLMQLTEPKTLPSLLATTDLTLICHPDAPHSLRDVLNPSSNHITLLIGPEGGWSDEEMAQADQAGVKPVRFGKRILRTETAGLAMVSAISALQDWE; encoded by the coding sequence ATGACTGCTCCGCGCTTTTTCTACCCCTTCTCGCCGCAATGTGGCGATACGATTGAACTACCCGACACACTGGCCCACCATGCCGTTCGAGTCTTACGCCTTAAGCACGACACACCGATTGTATTGTTCGACGGCCGACAGGGGCAATATCACGCGACCTTAATCCTTGAAGGCAAAAAAGCCCTGGCCCATATTCATCATTATGAAACTCGAAATATTGAATTACCCGGCCATTTAACGTTAGGACAAGCGTTGGTCTCGTCGGACAAAATGGATTGGATCATCGAAAAAGCGGTCGAAACAGGAGTACGCACCTTCACTCCGATTATGGCGCGGCGCAGTGTAGTCAATCTGGGCGCCGAACGCATTGGCAAGAAAATGCGCCATTGGGAGAAAATTATTGAGTCGGCCTGCGCCCAATGCGGTCGCAACCAACTCATGCAACTTACCGAACCAAAAACACTGCCATCCCTGTTGGCAACCACCGACCTGACGTTGATTTGCCACCCCGACGCCCCGCACTCGTTACGCGACGTGCTGAACCCATCCTCAAATCACATCACCTTGCTCATTGGGCCCGAGGGTGGCTGGTCGGATGAAGAAATGGCGCAGGCTGATCAGGCCGGGGTAAAACCAGTTCGTTTTGGCAAGCGCATATTAAGAACAGAAACCGCAGGGCTGGCCATGGTATCGGCCATTAGTGCCCTGCAAGACTGGGAATAG
- the gap gene encoding type I glyceraldehyde-3-phosphate dehydrogenase has translation MAIRVAINGYGRIGRNILRAHYEGGKSHDIEIVAINDLGDPKTNAHLTRYDTAHGRFPGTVEVDGDYMVVNGDRIRVLANRNPAELPWGDLGVDVVLECTGFFTSKEKANAHIQGGAKKVIISAPGGKDVDATVVYGVNHNVLKASDTVISNASCTTNCLAPLVLPLHRKIGLENGLMTTIHAYTNDQVLTDVYHSDLRRARSATSSMIPTKTGAASAVGLVLPELNGKLDGFAMRVPTINVSIVDLSFVASRDTSVEEVNALLKEAAASAELKGILDYSEEPLVSVDYNHTSASSTVDAGLTKVSGRLVKVCSWYDNEWGFSNRMLDTTVALMSAK, from the coding sequence ATGGCAATTCGCGTAGCGATTAATGGGTATGGCCGTATTGGCCGCAATATTTTGCGTGCTCACTACGAAGGCGGTAAGTCTCACGATATTGAAATCGTGGCGATCAACGATTTAGGTGACCCTAAAACCAATGCTCACCTTACCCGTTACGACACCGCTCATGGTCGGTTCCCCGGCACGGTTGAGGTTGACGGTGATTACATGGTGGTCAATGGCGACCGCATTCGTGTGCTGGCCAATCGCAATCCCGCTGAATTGCCTTGGGGTGATCTGGGTGTCGACGTTGTGCTGGAATGCACCGGCTTTTTCACCAGCAAGGAAAAAGCTAATGCGCATATCCAAGGCGGCGCCAAGAAAGTGATTATTTCCGCGCCCGGCGGTAAAGACGTTGACGCCACGGTGGTGTACGGCGTGAATCACAATGTATTGAAAGCGTCTGATACAGTCATTTCCAATGCATCGTGCACGACGAACTGCCTGGCCCCTCTGGTACTGCCTTTGCACCGCAAAATTGGTTTGGAAAATGGTTTGATGACCACTATCCACGCCTATACGAACGACCAGGTACTTACCGATGTTTATCACTCTGATTTGCGTCGTGCGCGTTCCGCCACCTCCAGCATGATCCCCACCAAAACCGGTGCTGCGTCGGCTGTGGGATTGGTTCTGCCTGAATTGAACGGCAAGCTCGACGGCTTTGCCATGCGCGTCCCCACTATTAACGTTTCCATTGTTGACCTGTCCTTTGTTGCCTCGCGCGATACATCGGTTGAGGAAGTGAACGCCCTTTTGAAGGAAGCGGCTGCATCGGCGGAATTGAAAGGCATTCTGGATTACAGCGAAGAGCCTTTGGTGTCGGTAGACTACAACCACACCTCGGCATCCAGCACGGTTGATGCAGGCTTAACCAAAGTCTCGGGTCGTCTGGTCAAGGTGTGCTCCTGGTACGACAACGAGTGGGGCTTCTCCAACCGTATGCTTGATACCACGGTTGCGTTAATGTCAGCCAAATAA
- the tkt gene encoding transketolase, with amino-acid sequence MSVSPTQDSSLANAVRALAMDAVQQAKSGHPGAPMGMADIAEALWTRHLRHNPADPAWPNRDRFVLSNGHGSMLIYALLHLSGYDLPIEELRNFRQLHSRTPGHPEVGITPGVETTTGPLGQGVSNAVGMALAEALLAKEFNQDGHAIVDHFTYAFVGDGCLMEGISHEACSLAGTLKLSKLIVFYDDNGISIDGEVKDWFADDTPKRFESYGWNVIRNVDGHNVAAVDQAIEQAKAGAGEGRGPTLICCRTVIGKGAPNAAGTEKVHGAPLGEDEIAATRAAIDWPHAPFEIPDHIYLRWDGRIKGKLWQSEWENQFDAYAKAHPELAAEFIRRMKGELPAEFAEQAAAFIKATAERAETVASRKASQFVITAFAPLLPEMLGGSADLTGSNFTDWKGVAPVRATNAGVQFGRHINYGVREFGMAAIMNGVALHGGYLPFGGTFLTFSDYSRNAIRMAALMKQRVVHVFTHDSIGLGEDGPTHQSVEHAASLRLIPNLHVWRPCDTTETAVAWAESVSRPASIGMNVNNGGPSALLLSRQNLPFVERDDTTIQAISRGGYVLRDADNFKAIIIATGSEVSLALQAQQQLAEKGIPVRVVSMPCTNVFDEQSAEWKRSVLPEGAPRVAVEAGVTAGWYKYVGLNGAVVGLDSYGESAPGGVLFKHFGLTAERVAEVVEQVL; translated from the coding sequence ATGAGCGTTTCGCCGACCCAAGACTCTTCCCTGGCTAATGCCGTACGTGCTTTGGCCATGGATGCCGTGCAACAAGCCAAATCCGGACACCCCGGTGCGCCCATGGGCATGGCTGATATTGCTGAAGCATTATGGACGCGCCACCTGCGTCATAATCCAGCCGATCCGGCGTGGCCCAATCGAGACCGCTTCGTGCTGTCCAATGGGCATGGGTCCATGCTTATTTATGCTTTGTTGCATCTAAGCGGCTACGATTTGCCCATTGAAGAATTGCGTAATTTTCGTCAGCTTCACTCGCGTACCCCGGGCCACCCTGAAGTAGGGATTACGCCCGGTGTGGAAACAACGACCGGCCCGCTTGGGCAGGGGGTGAGCAACGCGGTTGGTATGGCGCTGGCCGAGGCATTATTGGCCAAAGAGTTCAACCAAGACGGCCACGCCATTGTTGATCACTTCACATACGCGTTTGTAGGTGATGGCTGCCTCATGGAAGGCATTTCCCACGAGGCCTGCTCGTTGGCCGGAACCCTGAAATTGTCGAAGCTCATTGTCTTCTACGACGACAACGGCATTTCCATCGACGGCGAAGTGAAAGACTGGTTTGCCGACGACACACCCAAGCGCTTTGAAAGCTATGGCTGGAACGTTATTCGTAATGTCGATGGCCATAATGTTGCGGCTGTTGATCAAGCCATTGAACAGGCCAAAGCCGGGGCTGGTGAAGGGCGCGGCCCCACGCTTATATGTTGTCGCACTGTTATTGGTAAAGGCGCGCCGAATGCGGCCGGTACCGAGAAAGTGCATGGGGCGCCTTTGGGCGAAGATGAGATTGCCGCAACGCGTGCAGCAATCGATTGGCCGCATGCCCCATTTGAAATCCCCGATCATATTTACTTACGTTGGGACGGTCGCATTAAAGGGAAGTTGTGGCAGTCGGAATGGGAAAACCAGTTCGACGCCTATGCTAAAGCGCATCCTGAATTAGCGGCCGAATTCATTCGTCGCATGAAAGGTGAGTTGCCTGCTGAGTTTGCAGAGCAGGCTGCGGCGTTCATTAAGGCCACAGCAGAGCGCGCAGAAACGGTTGCCAGCCGCAAGGCATCCCAATTTGTTATTACGGCTTTCGCGCCCTTGCTGCCGGAAATGTTAGGTGGGTCGGCCGACCTTACCGGTTCGAACTTTACCGACTGGAAGGGGGTTGCGCCGGTACGTGCCACGAATGCTGGCGTGCAATTCGGCCGCCATATCAACTACGGTGTGCGCGAATTCGGCATGGCCGCCATTATGAACGGCGTGGCCTTGCATGGCGGGTATTTGCCCTTCGGCGGCACTTTCCTGACTTTCTCCGATTATTCCCGTAATGCCATCCGTATGGCGGCGCTGATGAAGCAGCGGGTGGTACATGTGTTCACGCACGATTCAATTGGCCTGGGCGAAGATGGCCCAACCCACCAATCGGTTGAGCACGCTGCCAGCTTGCGTTTAATTCCAAACTTGCACGTATGGCGCCCCTGCGACACGACTGAAACCGCTGTGGCCTGGGCTGAGTCCGTTTCGCGCCCGGCCAGTATTGGCATGAATGTGAACAATGGCGGGCCGTCGGCGTTGCTGTTGTCGCGCCAGAATCTGCCTTTTGTCGAGCGGGACGACACCACCATCCAGGCAATTTCGCGTGGCGGCTACGTTCTACGCGATGCAGACAACTTCAAAGCCATCATTATTGCGACGGGCTCCGAAGTGTCCTTGGCATTGCAGGCGCAACAGCAACTGGCCGAAAAAGGCATCCCGGTACGTGTGGTTTCCATGCCATGCACCAATGTTTTCGACGAGCAAAGTGCCGAATGGAAACGCAGTGTGTTGCCTGAAGGCGCACCACGTGTTGCTGTTGAAGCCGGCGTGACAGCCGGTTGGTACAAGTATGTGGGTTTAAACGGCGCAGTGGTGGGGCTTGATTCCTATGGTGAGTCGGCGCCGGGTGGGGTGTTATTCAAACATTTTGGTCTCACCGCCGAAAGGGTGGCCGAGGTCGTTGAACAGGTTTTGTAA
- the fba gene encoding class II fructose-bisphosphate aldolase (catalyzes the reversible aldol condensation of dihydroxyacetonephosphate and glyceraldehyde 3-phosphate in the Calvin cycle, glycolysis, and/or gluconeogenesis) yields the protein MALVSMRQLLDHAAENGYGIPAFNVNNLEQVQAIMGAAHETDSPVIMQASAGARKYAGEGFLKYLIQAAVESYPHLPVVMHQDHGQSLAVCQGAIDLGFTSVMMDGSLKDDGKTIAEYEYNVDVTRKVVQMAHKLGITVEGELGCLGSLETMKGDKEDGHGAEGTLTMEQLLTDPEQAADFVRQTELDALAIAIGTSHGAYKFSRKPTGDILSISRIKEIHQRLPNTHLVMHGSSSVPQELLAEIREFGGDMKETYGVPVEEIQEAIKHGVRKINIDTDIRLAMTGAIRRFMAENPSKFDPRDYLKPARAAAKEICMQRYQQFGCAGNGSKIKPVALDEMARRYSAGDLAQVVQ from the coding sequence ATGGCCCTCGTATCCATGCGTCAGCTGCTCGATCATGCTGCCGAAAACGGTTATGGTATTCCCGCGTTCAACGTCAATAACCTTGAGCAGGTCCAGGCCATTATGGGGGCTGCCCATGAAACCGATAGCCCGGTTATCATGCAGGCCTCCGCAGGTGCCCGCAAGTACGCCGGTGAAGGCTTTCTGAAGTATCTTATTCAGGCTGCTGTAGAAAGTTACCCGCACTTGCCGGTGGTCATGCACCAAGACCACGGCCAATCGCTGGCGGTGTGTCAGGGTGCGATCGACCTGGGCTTTACCAGCGTCATGATGGACGGCTCGTTGAAAGACGACGGTAAAACCATTGCCGAATACGAATACAACGTCGACGTAACCCGTAAAGTGGTTCAAATGGCGCATAAACTGGGTATTACCGTAGAAGGCGAGCTCGGCTGTTTAGGGTCGTTGGAAACCATGAAGGGTGACAAGGAAGATGGCCATGGCGCCGAAGGCACGCTTACCATGGAGCAGTTGCTTACTGACCCTGAGCAGGCTGCCGATTTCGTGCGTCAAACCGAGCTCGACGCCCTGGCGATTGCCATTGGCACCAGCCATGGTGCTTACAAGTTTAGCCGCAAGCCTACGGGCGACATCCTGTCGATTTCGCGTATTAAAGAAATTCACCAGCGCCTGCCCAACACACATCTGGTCATGCATGGTAGCTCGAGCGTTCCCCAAGAGCTGCTTGCCGAAATTCGCGAGTTTGGCGGCGATATGAAGGAAACCTATGGGGTTCCCGTGGAAGAAATTCAGGAAGCCATCAAACACGGTGTACGCAAAATCAATATCGACACCGATATCCGTTTGGCCATGACGGGCGCTATTCGCCGCTTTATGGCCGAGAACCCGTCCAAGTTCGATCCACGCGATTATCTGAAGCCTGCCCGAGCGGCAGCCAAGGAAATTTGTATGCAGCGTTATCAGCAATTTGGTTGTGCCGGTAACGGCAGCAAAATTAAACCTGTTGCGCTTGATGAAATGGCGCGCCGTTATTCGGCCGGCGACCTGGCGCAAGTGGTTCAGTAA
- the mog gene encoding molybdopterin adenylyltransferase: MSESGRLSRAHPDQLLVGLVSISDRASSGTYEDKGIPALQDWLDTALTEPAQFATRLIPDEPDQISATLIELVDKVGCDLVLTTGGTGPSRRDVTPEATLAVGTKEMPGFGEQMRQISLRFVPTAILSRQVAVIRETPEHAALIINLPGQPKAIKETLEGLKDAEGNVLAAGIFAAVPYCIDLIGGPYIETREDVVRAFRPKSALRVK, from the coding sequence ATGTCTGAGTCAGGTCGTTTATCTCGTGCCCATCCCGATCAACTATTAGTGGGTTTGGTTTCTATTTCAGATCGTGCCTCGTCCGGTACATACGAAGACAAAGGCATTCCTGCTTTGCAGGATTGGCTGGACACTGCGTTGACCGAACCTGCTCAGTTTGCGACACGCCTGATTCCCGATGAGCCGGATCAAATTTCAGCAACGCTAATCGAGTTGGTCGATAAGGTTGGTTGCGACCTGGTGCTGACCACCGGAGGAACCGGCCCTTCGCGTCGCGACGTGACGCCCGAGGCGACGCTGGCAGTTGGCACAAAAGAAATGCCTGGTTTCGGCGAGCAAATGCGCCAGATCAGCCTGCGTTTTGTGCCAACCGCGATTTTGTCGCGCCAGGTGGCAGTCATTCGTGAAACCCCCGAACATGCGGCGTTGATTATTAATTTACCGGGCCAACCCAAAGCCATTAAAGAAACGCTGGAAGGCTTGAAAGATGCCGAAGGCAATGTACTGGCGGCAGGCATTTTTGCCGCTGTGCCTTACTGCATTGATTTGATCGGCGGCCCTTATATAGAAACCCGGGAAGACGTGGTGCGGGCGTTCCGTCCCAAGTCGGCGCTTCGGGTAAAATGA